The proteins below are encoded in one region of Campylobacter helveticus:
- a CDS encoding glycosyltransferase family 2 protein codes for MASKISILCPSFNHEKFVRFFIESVLRQSFENFELIIVDDCSSDDNVKEIAKFKDERIKLIQHEYNKGINAALNTAFENSNGDLIVFCASDDIFEDNALERIYHHALENPDILAFVPNTRVIDRDNQITSKEAYLKLRARSELINQFFMMGNCLSSVGLTIRRELFSSTLYPLDVSMCNHQDTQMFIKILKNGEIKLIDEFLIRYRFDPKTSNISVRTERTMKREEMESYMLMETFLEFEDMALLEKAFANEIGEFNVKPEKENLRYFLGLMALKSPILMRKYWGYHKIMQSVSTNLPILHKNYSFDFKQYLALIDHLEEKNTKRFMQYKKYKKISKISIILNFVIIFVFLIFIFLK; via the coding sequence ATGGCTTCAAAAATTTCGATTTTATGTCCAAGCTTCAATCATGAAAAATTTGTGAGATTTTTTATAGAGAGTGTTTTAAGGCAAAGTTTTGAGAATTTTGAGCTTATAATTGTAGATGATTGCTCTAGTGATGATAATGTAAAAGAGATTGCTAAATTTAAAGATGAGCGCATTAAACTAATACAGCACGAGTATAATAAGGGCATAAATGCAGCACTAAACACCGCTTTTGAAAACTCAAACGGAGATTTGATTGTGTTTTGTGCGAGTGACGATATTTTCGAAGATAATGCTTTAGAACGCATTTATCATCACGCTTTGGAAAATCCTGATATTTTAGCTTTTGTTCCCAATACGCGAGTCATTGATAGGGATAATCAAATAACTTCTAAGGAAGCTTATTTAAAACTTAGAGCAAGAAGTGAATTAATCAATCAGTTTTTTATGATGGGAAATTGCTTAAGTTCTGTGGGATTAACGATAAGAAGAGAGCTTTTTTCAAGCACACTTTATCCCTTAGATGTGTCAATGTGTAATCATCAAGATACGCAAATGTTTATTAAAATTTTGAAAAATGGAGAAATTAAGCTTATTGACGAATTTTTAATACGCTATCGTTTTGATCCTAAGACAAGCAATATTTCCGTTCGCACAGAACGCACGATGAAGCGAGAAGAAATGGAAAGCTATATGCTAATGGAGACTTTTTTAGAATTTGAGGATATGGCTTTGTTAGAAAAAGCTTTTGCAAATGAGATAGGGGAGTTTAATGTCAAACCCGAAAAGGAAAATTTAAGATATTTTTTAGGCTTAATGGCTTTAAAATCTCCTATTTTGATGCGAAAATATTGGGGCTATCATAAAATTATGCAAAGTGTTAGCACAAATTTGCCAATTTTACATAAAAATTACAGCTTTGATTTTAAGCAATATTTAGCCCTAATAGATCATTTAGAAGAAAAAAATACCAAGCGTTTTATGCAATATAAAAAATATAAAAAAATTTCTAAAATTTCTATTATTCTCAATTTTGTTATAATTTTTGTTTTTTTAATTTTTATATTTTTAAAATAG
- a CDS encoding glycosyltransferase family 8 protein — translation MYHIFLTADEKYVKFSSVLMSSIIKNATKAYEKKPFCFHILSDFVSDETRQKLENLQKALCEIYPCEIIIHIQDNAKFDKFPSSGAAQNNKLSYYRLKMMAFLDESVKTCLYLDSDMLVFDDVRELFALDLKDKIVAVVGDMGSKKAKIKFKEANEKKIFYFDENYFNAGFLLINVKEYKKAQIEERCEDLASKCFYIKSADQDLLNASIEPKRRLKLDFAWNFFVNAYAYVITKDDKKGYLNYTREEFERSFKNPKILHLCFKPWKFLRSFNDSKGRNVNDLWWEEAVKTPAFNTELLELKSHIKDHLLYAGLGALLYRYTKNFNLLKISRLIKYQNEDLKIAQNAQNFSDKDFASFLFLGEFILHARAKQKSAFSVFLKTLKHIRAYEKYAR, via the coding sequence ATGTATCATATTTTTTTAACCGCTGATGAAAAATATGTCAAATTTTCGAGTGTTTTGATGAGTAGCATTATCAAAAATGCGACAAAAGCTTATGAAAAAAAGCCTTTTTGCTTTCACATTTTAAGCGATTTTGTAAGCGATGAAACGAGGCAAAAGCTAGAAAATTTGCAAAAAGCTTTGTGCGAAATTTACCCTTGCGAAATCATAATCCACATCCAGGATAATGCCAAATTTGACAAATTTCCAAGTTCAGGTGCAGCACAAAATAATAAACTTTCTTACTACCGCCTTAAAATGATGGCTTTTTTAGATGAAAGTGTCAAAACTTGTCTTTATTTAGATTCTGATATGCTCGTTTTTGATGATGTAAGAGAGCTTTTTGCTCTTGATTTGAAAGATAAGATTGTCGCTGTGGTGGGCGATATGGGAAGTAAGAAAGCCAAGATTAAATTTAAAGAAGCAAATGAAAAGAAGATTTTTTATTTTGATGAAAATTATTTTAACGCGGGTTTTTTGCTTATCAATGTGAAGGAATACAAAAAGGCACAAATTGAAGAGCGTTGTGAGGACTTAGCGTCAAAATGTTTTTATATTAAAAGTGCAGACCAAGATTTGCTTAATGCCTCTATAGAGCCTAAAAGGCGTTTAAAGCTTGATTTTGCTTGGAATTTCTTTGTCAATGCCTACGCTTATGTGATTACAAAAGATGATAAAAAAGGCTATTTAAACTATACAAGAGAAGAATTTGAGAGGAGTTTTAAAAATCCTAAAATTCTTCATCTATGCTTTAAGCCTTGGAAATTTTTACGCTCTTTTAATGATAGTAAGGGGCGTAATGTCAATGATTTATGGTGGGAGGAAGCGGTTAAAACTCCTGCTTTTAATACCGAGCTTTTAGAGCTTAAAAGCCACATTAAAGACCATTTGCTTTATGCAGGGCTTGGTGCGTTATTATACCGCTACACAAAGAATTTTAATTTGCTTAAAATTTCACGCTTGATAAAATATCAAAATGAGGATTTAAAAATCGCACAAAATGCCCAAAATTTCAGTGATAAAGACTTTGCTTCTTTTTTGTTTTTGGGTGAATTTATCTTACACGCTAGGGCAAAGCAAAAAAGTGCTTTTAGTGTATTTTTAAAGACTTTAAAGCATATTAGAGCTTATGAAAAATATGCGCGTTAA
- a CDS encoding DegT/DnrJ/EryC1/StrS family aminotransferase translates to MVKFLDLKKVNERFNKEFEVKFKELLDSGWFLLGEQTKLFEKQFANYCGVEHCIGVANGLDALRLIIRAFDFEKGSEILVPANTYIASILAISDNDCKPILIEPELRTYNIDPNRIEANISSKTKAIMVVHLYGKVCDMDKISTIAQKYSLKLIEDCAQAHGAIYSGQRVGSFGDAAGFSFYPGKNLGALGDAGAVLCKDEALATKIRALANYGSLKKYENIYQGLNSRLDELQAGILSIKLKMLDKDNEARRRIAQIYLKNIKHKDVILPCCEKEEGHVWHCFVIRTPFRDALVKYLKQNDIETIIHYPIAPHKQECYKDLSHLSLPLSEQIHNEVLSLPISPVMSEEDVLKVADLINNFKGF, encoded by the coding sequence ATGGTTAAATTTTTAGATTTAAAGAAAGTAAATGAGCGTTTTAATAAGGAATTTGAAGTTAAATTTAAAGAGCTTTTAGATAGCGGTTGGTTTCTTTTGGGAGAGCAAACGAAACTTTTTGAGAAGCAATTTGCAAATTATTGCGGTGTAGAACATTGCATAGGTGTGGCAAATGGCTTGGACGCCTTAAGACTTATTATTAGGGCTTTTGATTTTGAAAAGGGGAGTGAAATTCTTGTCCCAGCAAATACTTATATTGCTTCCATTTTGGCTATTAGTGATAATGATTGTAAGCCTATTTTGATCGAGCCTGAGCTTAGAACTTATAATATTGACCCAAATCGCATTGAGGCTAACATTAGCTCTAAAACTAAAGCTATTATGGTGGTGCATTTATATGGTAAAGTTTGCGATATGGATAAAATTTCTACAATTGCACAAAAATATAGTTTAAAACTCATTGAAGATTGTGCTCAAGCTCACGGAGCAATTTATAGTGGGCAAAGGGTGGGAAGTTTTGGAGATGCGGCTGGTTTTTCTTTTTATCCGGGTAAAAATTTAGGTGCTTTAGGCGATGCTGGTGCTGTTCTTTGTAAAGATGAAGCTTTAGCGACTAAAATAAGAGCTTTGGCAAATTACGGTTCTTTAAAAAAATATGAAAATATTTATCAGGGACTTAATTCAAGACTTGATGAATTGCAAGCGGGAATTTTAAGCATTAAGCTTAAGATGTTGGATAAAGACAATGAGGCAAGGCGAAGGATTGCCCAAATTTATCTTAAAAATATTAAGCATAAAGATGTCATTTTGCCCTGTTGCGAAAAAGAAGAAGGGCATGTGTGGCATTGTTTTGTGATAAGAACGCCCTTTAGAGACGCTTTGGTAAAATATTTGAAACAAAATGACATTGAGACCATCATTCACTATCCTATAGCCCCACACAAACAAGAGTGCTATAAAGACTTAAGCCATCTTTCTTTGCCACTTAGTGAACAAATTCATAATGAAGTATTGTCTTTGCCTATTTCTCCTGTGATGAGTGAGGAAGATGTGTTAAAGGTGGCTGATTTAATTAACAATTTTAAAGGGTTTTGA
- a CDS encoding glycosyltransferase family 2 protein gives MIQISIIMPCYNSAKWVDKAIESVLNQTYSNWQLICVDDGSSDETLEILQRYANKDDRILVLHKENEKNAFKARQFAIPYVNGELLTHLDSDDMFELNYLELGLKRYDESGADIVVGDMVYGEKRYVCIDNDLKWLHKIINGREAFEYIIDWRIRGFSLYKSLFAKKYYDENYEGMNADEFLTRILFLNASNIAFFTGGGGGSFCKFTKCD, from the coding sequence ATGATTCAAATTTCAATTATAATGCCTTGTTACAATAGTGCTAAATGGGTGGATAAAGCTATTGAAAGTGTGCTAAATCAAACTTATTCTAATTGGCAGCTTATATGTGTCGATGATGGCTCAAGTGATGAGACTTTGGAAATTTTACAAAGATATGCAAATAAAGATGATAGAATTTTGGTTTTACACAAAGAAAATGAAAAAAATGCATTTAAAGCAAGGCAATTTGCCATTCCTTATGTAAATGGTGAGCTTTTAACGCATTTAGATAGTGATGATATGTTTGAATTAAATTATTTAGAGCTTGGCTTGAAGCGTTATGATGAAAGTGGGGCGGATATTGTTGTGGGTGATATGGTTTATGGAGAAAAGAGATATGTTTGCATCGATAATGACTTAAAATGGCTTCACAAAATAATTAATGGTAGGGAGGCATTTGAATATATAATTGATTGGCGTATTCGTGGATTTAGTCTTTATAAAAGTCTTTTTGCAAAAAAATATTATGATGAGAACTATGAGGGAATGAATGCGGATGAATTTTTAACAAGAATTTTATTTTTAAATGCTTCTAACATAGCTTTCTTCACGGGGGGGGGGGGGGGTAGTTTTTGCAAATTTACAAAGTGTGACTAG